The genomic window CGGTCAGATCAGCCTGCAACATCCAGACCATGGTTAGATACTGCACAGATAAGGTGGCCAAGTGAGATGGGTCAGGGAGAGATCCAGATGGACAGTCAACTGCCTTGTTAAAGTTAGACCAATCTGTTAAGAGCTTGAGTCCAGCTCAAATGCTTGTGGTTACCACTGGTGAATTGTCTGGAAATCTCTGGAGGTTTCCCCTTGCATCTAACACAGGCCAAGCAAATATCACAGCCTATCAATGATGCAGCACCTTGCAGGCCAGGGTGAGCCCAATGGGAGGAATGGCATGAAGGCAGAGGTGCCTAATTAGCCCACATAATACGGAGTTGCAGAATACATTCTGTAAAATGAGTTGTGTGAAGTCTTTATGTATGCTCGCCTTTTTTCCATCATGGAGCTCCAAGTGGTGGGGGAGTGTCCTAGGTAGgcacccatccaggcactgaccagacccctTCCCTGCTTGGCTGCAGCAAGGACATTTAGCATTTTGGCTTTGTATTTGGGGATGACCTGAAGTGGTGGCAGCAGGGAGAGGATAGGAAACCATTCTGAGAGACACTGTCCCATCTATGACATGAACAATGTCTCAAGTCCCCAAGTGACTTCAACTCTTTGCAAAGGTTCGCTCTGATTTCTGCAGCTGCCATAAGTCAGTCCCAACTGAGTCGTGCTAGCAGGATCTTCTCCCCCTTAGGTTGCAGAACAACATCCGCTTTAGGTCTGTGCCTGTCATTCTGATTCACACTGAAGTGTCCTGGCCAAAATGGAGATCCCTCAAAACCTGTCTAATGGTCACTGGAGCTGCAGAGGAAAGTGATATGCTCATGGGGAGAATCATATCAGAATGACTGGGAACAGGGAAAGTCAGAGCAAAACCCTAAGTGATGACAGGTGGATGGACACACCTAGAAAAGCCCAGTCCCAGTTCTCCTAATGGCAGGCCAGAGAAATAACTGACTCATTCTGGAGCTCCAGGCAATTAGTTTTCTGGTGTGATGATGCAGCTGGCATATACAGGCTGATGAGATGTACCTTGATGCATGATTGTGAAGCTCTAAGTTCAGATCTTGCAACtactgaaaacaaaaaacaacccccACCTGGTATTTCTGCATAAGACATGCAGAAGCATGTCGGGAGTGCAGCTCACCTTCCTTTGTTTTCTGAGCTCTGTTCATATTAACAATGCAGTACAGTTTCCAAGGCCACCACCCTGAGCCCAGGGAGGACAGAGCCAAGGGCAGCACACCCATGCTATTGTGGTGAAACTAGACCCACCTGCTGGCTGCCCAGATCTGTTTTCACCCAGCCAGGATGAATCGCAGTGCACAGGATCCCGTCATCTTTGTAGCTCATTGACTGGCACTTGGTGAGCATGTTCATTGCAGCCTGGAGACAAATCAAGACATGAAAGGAGATGATACTCTTGCATCCCTGCAGTCCTGGCTCTTAAAGCAGGAAGGGACTGGTCATAGTACTCATTTGGATCAATAAAATGCAACCGACACTGGGCCCCTGCCAGTGCTGTACGATCAATAACTGACACTCAATTCTCCAGGCAATTCTCCAGGTTCATTTCCCAGCTGTGTTACCTGGGAACTGAACTCCAGGACTAAGAGGAAAAAACGCTTTTTAATTAAAGGATTACTAATTAAGGGAGGGGCAGTGGGATcaaaaaccatggtttgttcCCACCGTGGCTGCAATCCCAATTGTATTTGTTTCTGTGCACTTAACACACATCTTGGTGAGCTATTTAATTGGGAAAAACTTTCTGTGGTCTATgacgggtgtccaaactttttggcaggagggccacatcatctctccagatcatctggctccagattttgcctcaaagttgtctcctgaagccttttccataactggatatagccacaaggcagtagagatttgggatcagagttttccttctctcagatgagctgtcttcccggCTAACgggtcccacctacccggtggctgtttagtcgcctcttaggacaagtacaggcaaactgtggacctattcttatcccccagcccccagggggtctaTCCCATATACTTACCTTGCTGCAGCGATAAGAGACAACAGGCATGAAGAAATAGGTTTCAGGAGTTTTCTCAATGGATCCGAGGACAGTGGACATGTTAATGATTGCAGCTCTTGTGCAGTTCAGACCTTTCTGTTGGGACGCGTGGGCTGCCTTCTTCAGTAAGGGCAAGAATGCCTATAGAGAGGCAAGCACCACTGGTTAAGTACCAAACCTGCCCCTCCTACTATGGAGGCACTAACCTGTATAGCATGGTGAGGTAGGATTTGCTGGAGGTCTGGGTGAGATTCTGTGACCAAAGATGATCAGATTGTTGAGTCAAAACACCACCCTTTCAGGCACTGCTTGTCCTGATATACCTCACTGCCTGCAACTTTTTTGCTGCAGTCCAGATCTGCCTGGAGGCAAGAGGGGGCTGGTGGATTCCAGCACAGAGAGAAATGGATTCTGCTGAGCATCTGTCCTCAGCTTGGACTCACAAAAATTACAACTCTGAGGCCAAGAATTGGGGAGAAATGTGGCACAGCCAGTCCCTAAAACTGGGCaatcccttctctctccaggcatttctCTTGGATGAAGAGAGGCCTGGAAGGGCTACAGAGAGGGTAGGACTGGGCAATAAAACAAAGGGGATGAACCCAAATATTCCAGAAAGAATCTTCATCAGAACTTCGTTAGAAAAGGAACTAGATTATGGTAGGCAACTTGGCCTTCTGAGTACTTTTAAATGAAACCAGACAGAAGGACACAAAAAGTAAGAAGCTTTATTGGGGAGTGGCTACAGGCCAAGAACATCAATAACCCAGCATTTGAGAGTTTCCAGCTGGCTTCTTCCACCTCAGTTTCATTTGAAATTTTCCTCTGAAACTACCAGTACAAGTCACGCCCACATCTATCATATGCACAGATTAAATCCCCCCATTGCCTTTCTCCCTCTGGCCTCTCAAGCATGGTCTAACTCTTGGATAATGACCCTTCTCTATCTTATGGCTGTCATTACCAATCCTGAGCCTGTGCAGAAGGGGAGGCATCCGTGGCTCAGCTTACAGGTGGTTTTGCCCTTGCACACTCTCTTTTCGCCTGCCCTTGACTGCTGCTACAGCATCTGTATTTAGATTGATACTTTATTCCTCTTTCTCCTACTACAAGTGCCCTAAAATGACATCCACATCTGTGCTGGTGTTATGAGGTACCATGGCTGAAACTTGCAGCAGTAGCCAAATGCCTTTGGAGGGAGCTTGGAGAAAGGTGGTGCCATTGGTGAGCAAGATATTGTGTCCCCTGTGGCAGGTGTCCAAACTTGCCCCAAAACTGAAAGTAATGGGGGGCAGCAGCTCAGTGCCCCCAGCACTGAGGGGGGTTGCAGTGAGATGTGCACCTGGCTTCTTCTCAATCCTGCACCCTAAACTGAGGGATTACCTTTTTTGTGTGGAAACTGACCTTGGTCACCAACACTGGCCCAACAAGGTTGGTGTTGTACACATCCAGCATGTCTTGAGCAGTGGCGGACTCCAGGGTACAAGGAGGCATGACGCCAGCATTGTTGATGAGCAGGTTGAGGCCAGACCCACCCAGGCGGGCCTCAGCTTTCTTGGCGGCTGCCTTGACACTCTCTTCATCCGTGGTTTCTAGAAGGAAGgaaacagaagtgactttcatCAGGAGGCAACTGGACTGTGTGGAAGGGGCAACCCAAATtgtgcctcagagctgcatcctTCTTTCAGTACTTTCACTGCTCAGGAGGTCACAGATGTTCACTCTGAAATAATGGCAGAAGGCAGCTGGTTATACAAGCCCGCACTGGCAGCTAGGGGCTCACCAACAAACTGTCATCTGGTGTGTGCGCCCCTGATTGTAGCAAAGTCAGGCTTTTCAGGCAGTTTTCAAGCAGCGTGTCaccaaaggaaaagggaaaacaaCCAAGCCATGTGGAAGAAAAAGGAGTTTAGCGTTTCTCAATCCCTAAACCAGCATCAGAGCAATACCGGCACATGCAGAAACAACAACTGGGTTGAAAGGGTAACAGAAAGGGTTACATAAGACGGGAAACTGCCCCTGGCAACCAGGGTGTTTTCAGAGAGTGAATCCAGGAGCTACTCTTTGCAAAGCACACAGAGATTGTTGTGAAGCATTTGAACTGCAAGGATCtaaaagaaaatgtttgtgtCACCCAGAACACTCACCCAGACACTCACCCAGAAGCAAGTcacattaaaccatttctgcccaatattgcttatatgcaacagagaccaaatgtgtacacccatgggctgggcaaaaattaaACTCAAACCCCTCTCCTGTCTTCTTTTTCCTCATCATCCCCCCCTTTATTTTCCCATCTCCTTAAATATTTGCAAATGAACAAACAACACGTTGAAGGATTTCTTTTGTGTAGCCAGGTGGGTGGCAAAAGAGAGGAAAgagcagagggaggcagggatgctGTTTCAGATGCTGCAGTGGTGCACTGCCTAGTTTGCCTCAATGGAAAAGAACAAATTCATTTACCCCAAGGGTGGTGGAGTGACGGGCACCACCAACACCTGGGTGCTTAATTCCTCTTGAGTGATTTCCCCTTTCAGATAGTTGGCTATTTGCCTTCTCTAGAGGAGTGGCACTGATTAGTTGCCACAGCAGCCAAGGCCCACCCTTTGTGCATGAAATACCACAGATGTCAATCTGGGCCCATCTGATCACATCCAGTTGCACTGTACAAACAAATCCTGGGCAGGGCTCTTTTCAGCACCAGCTTTGCTTTCATGGTTCTCAGTGCCGCTCCCCCTCCTGCAGAATGCCTTCTGTTCAAGTCATTGTCAGAATCTGATGGCTCCTGCAAATATGAACATGCCAAGTACACTTGGCACAAGTGCATGCCAAGTACAAACTGCACACTTTGGAGGAACCTGGGCTTATTCTCTACCTTGTCCCATGCTATGAACTGAGTGTCACTCAGCAAAATGCTAAGGGGGAAGGGGATAAGACTGCCTGCCAGGTTTTCATGGTGGCCATCAGGTGGCCTTGAGAAACTGCTGAGCATGAAGGGGGTCACCAATCCTCCAGGGCagacctggagtctccaggaaagTATTGGAAACGCTCCTGGAGATTTGACAACGGTCTTCCTGGCTAAATGATACAACAAGATGTGGGGGGAAATACTACCAGTCAGGGTGCCAAGGCAGAGAATGAGAAGCTAGGTAGAACTTTGGCAGTACTAAACAGTTGTATGGAGAAAAGGGCAGACATACCAAGTTGCAATATTGCCAGGTTGGGGTGCTTGGATGCTAGGGTCTTCAGCTCctgcaagaagaaagaaaagacaagCTCCAGTGCAATCTTTCCCAAGTGCTGCTTTCTGCACAGCAAAGTAGGATGTTAGTATCATCCCCACATTGCAGGTAAGAGGATGGAGGCCAAGAAAAGTCTCACACTGAAGCCCACCCAATGTGCTCATAGTTCAGGTTGGATTTGAACCAGGAgcttcctgatttgtagctcagtctgTAGCCACTAGGCTTCCCAGTACTACAGCTTTGAACTAAAAGGCAACAAATGCTGCCAGTGGAAAACACTAGGAATGTATCCAGACCCCAACTCCCAACATGTCCTTGTTTAATCCACTTGGAGGAGCTGTCACAGGGCGTGGCAACATGATTTGGGAACATGGCCCAGTTCCATTATTCCTGTGAATGTGCCAACATGTTCACCAAAAGCCAAATGCAAGAGTCAACAGGGGTGACTTCACCTGTCAACAAGAAAGAGGCACATCAGTAACTTGTTCCTTCTGGGCTCCAGTTATTGCCCCCAAAGCCTAACCCTTGGCTGCCTCTTAGGGGGGCAGAAAGGCGGGATACACTTTCTGGatcaaaattaaaaaatatatatatttttttaaatatcccaGAAGCCCAGATTGCCATCAGATCTCAACTTCTGAGCTGAATTGTCCAGATAAAATGCTGTACTGCCCTCTGCAAAATCCATGCCTGCCTGTGTCAGCTGGAATGCTGCCACTTGAAAGGCAACAAACTAGACTGGATGGGGCAGGTTGGATGTGATATTCACATGTCTGTTCAATTTGCACATCGAGGGCAAGGCAGGGAGTTGCTCataacaggaggggagcaggacccAATCCCGTCCCCTCCATTCAGGTATTCAAGGCTTCTTTCTCACTACCAGCCCATTGCTGGAATCAGGGCACCAAATTCATCTCATGAGACTCGCTGGCAAGGCCAGGTAACCTTCCCACCACTACTGCACATGAGGtggaaagggagggaagagagatgtTCAGGCCTCTGGCTAGCTTCCCAGCCCCTTGTCCTCCAAAGGGGATGAAGAGATTACCAAAACTGTGCTTTGGCTTTTATCAAAGGTTAGACAAAGGAGAATGCAAAACCACCAGAATGCCCCGATCCActgaacatggaactcaacaaacactccagaaggtggtcccctctcaccaccaccacagtaaaaaagaataaggcttgagtggctggtaaagtgaaacatttgttttttttaagtctcataaagctaggtgggttttgatagcttgttttaaaaagtgggtcctggtactaaaagtttttGGAATCACTGGTCTACAGGGAGCAAGGAGGGGGTCCTCCCCTTTGCAGGATATCTGCATTCAAGCCACGGTTCATGAGAGAAATCAAGCCTGTCAGTGGCACAAGGCTCTTTTGAGTCACAACCAAGGGCCCAGCACCCTGGTGCCCACCTGGTGCCTGGAAGGAACGGGGCCAGCTTGCAACTGGCAGCCCTTGGCTGGGAGGACTCCCTCCCCTTTGGTGGTGACAGATCAAAGTGTCTTtcattcagcagcagcaacagtgctcCCACCAATGGCAGCTGCCTGCCATGTTTATATGCCCCCCACAATGCCCCATGTGGTGCCACAGTGCTTACATGGAGCATTGTGGGAGCAAAAATCATTGTGGGCAAAGATTATGGAGGTCACCTTATTGAGGGCTGGATGGGAACAGGGCAGCCAGCATTTCAGTGGGCTCAGGAAATGACGTTTGACaaacatgcagaattcaatgacgGAAATAAACCTCTTGTTGCTATAACTGGCCAGCTTTTCAGACAGATTCTGGGAAGAAAGTTGCTGTCAGCCTTGTTCTAGAAGGCAAGGCAGGCAGCCACGTTCCCTGGAAGCTGAGCAGTTGCTGCAGGGCAATGCAACTGGAGCTGATCTCATGCAAACAGGCACATCATGTGCACCTCCACAGATGGCTGGTTCCCTAAATCAGATGCAGTCTCTCTCCTTAGGAGATGTTTCTGTGTATGAAcaatttgcagggatgggaaggagagaaaggcaACAGGCATCTAGTACATCTCAGCTGTGCATAGCAAAGTATTTCATTTTGCTGatctggtgggaggggggaaacacACTTTCTGCCTTTAAATTCGGGTACAAAAGTGCTGTGA from Tiliqua scincoides isolate rTilSci1 chromosome 9, rTilSci1.hap2, whole genome shotgun sequence includes these protein-coding regions:
- the LOC136660165 gene encoding C-signal-like, with amino-acid sequence MAAGNICSVLVTGANRGIGLELVKHFLAKATPPKVIFAACRDPEGARAKELKTLASKHPNLAILQLETTDEESVKAAAKKAEARLGGSGLNLLINNAGVMPPCTLESATAQDMLDVYNTNLVGPVLVTKAFLPLLKKAAHASQQKGLNCTRAAIINMSTVLGSIEKTPETYFFMPVVSYRCSKAAMNMLTKCQSMSYKDDGILCTAIHPGWVKTDLGSQQADLTVEESVTGIMNVLCNLSEKHHGILLTWEGKTLPW